The genomic window ATTTTTAACAAAAAGTACTTGCTTACTAGTTCTTTAATTAAATTCACAATTTTGATGAGATGCTTTCATGTGGATTGCTGCTGCCTGGGAAAAAACAACTTTGGATTTATTTTGCGTTCTAAAGGTCTATAAGTTTGGAGATTAAAGGTTGCATTGTTTCCTAACAGCCCAGTAATACTAGGCAGACTCACCATACCTAAGATGAGTGTAAAGCTTGTTTTCATTCACACAGAGTCAGTGGATTGGGAAATTAGAATTGTTACATCAGAACTTGCAGAGCCTTTTTCTAGATAAGATATTcctaaagctctttgcaaacactaaagtgctatacaaatgctattaGTAGGAGAAATGTTTAACAGCAAAGAAAATGTGTGAAAACCTAGTGAAAAACTTGAAGCAGATTATTGATGTTTCTTCATGTCACAATAATTGTTATAAAGCACTGtcttttacaaagcatttttgtCATATCTTCCTAAGAACAGATTATCCtttttcacagaaaaggaaataggctCAGGTACGTGAAATGCTATTAAGTACCAAAGTCTGCATTCAAACCAGCCTTAGAACTCCCAGGTCTTCCCActccaccatgctgcctctttagCCATATATACAATTCAGAAACTAGAAATTATGTTGTTGGATATAAAAGCCCTCCTGAATTCAGGCATTACCTCTGTGCTGATCTGAGATCTGCActgctgttttcaaatatttgaagggctctTCAGTGTGATTTAGCAGGAAAAGTACTGGCTTTGGTGTCCAAAGATCCAGGTCTGAATCCCAGTTCTATTACTTAAGGGCCTGcacgaccttgggcaagttacatccccccacccccaggtctttcctcatctgtaaaataaagggggatGAGGGGAGAAGGCAAGATTAGTCCTTTATAGCTCACAATCCCATGGCACTTTGTAGCCAGCTGATTAGATTTGTTTGTAGCAGAAGCACATGTAACTAGAGCAAGTGAGCAGAAGTTAAGAATGAGGCAGAGATGTGCCCTTTGGACATTTGTTTCCTAACGTGGTAGAGTAATAAATTTTGTTACTCTTTGCATCTTGGTTAAATGATCTGTTAGTGAGGTTCTAGAATTTTGATTTCGCTAtgaggtcagactagatgaccttctaAAAACCAGTTTTAATACTGATTCCTAAATGACTTTTTACAAACCAGTCTGCTAAGTTCTTTGAAACAGCAAACTATTGTCACTTAATTTATGTGACTTCCTAGAAACACATGATCAAAAAGAGGGTGTGTCTCCGTGAGGCAAAGTATTCTACAAAGATGCGTCATAATAATCTCAACCACTTCTAGCTATCAGGCAATgttcagaatttttcttttcattctaacTAGAAGTTTATGTATCTTAATGATTTGTGAAGTGTGTAAGGCAAGGGCTGACAGCATCAATTCTCCCCTGAAAAAATGTATTCAtaaattagaaaatcaaattttattgaaaaaccagttatttgtatttataaataaaaacactATCCTCAGCATCTTTATTGCATGTGTGTAAATTTTCCAAGTATTTGGGGTCAAGGGAGAAGAGGGTGTATTTAATCCCTTGATCATAAAATCAAAAACTAGTCATTGTAGAGAAGGGCTTAAAAATATGGCAAAACTCACCACGTATAAATAAGGACAATAGGTACATAAATAGTGAGGTTGCTCCTCCTTCGGAGCAAGGACATCACGAGGTGTAAAAGTGAGATGGGCATGAATGGAACATGTCATTTGGCCTTCTTTTCCGTAAGTCATATAATGGAAACACATTCAGGATACCATATTACTTGTAATTTGAAGAACAATCCTGTTTTCACAGATTCACTGTTTCAGTCCTTGTAAAAAATTTTGCTAATTAACAGTTATTTTAGTACTATCACACTGAACTTCCTTGAAAGGACATTTTAAGGCTTTTTGTGACACATACAGTGAACAGCCTCTAAAGTTCATCTTTtcatacatttttcctttttgttaaaaTCCCTCAGCTCCTATGGGCAGGACTGAAAAAAGAGCTTCATTACCCTCTTCTGACAGATGGTTTTCTCCCTATTCCTGCCCCTGGGCTACACTGATACAAATCTAGGGAATTCTTTCCAGATCACAGATGTTAGTTTTTGTACTAAAGACATGATCATTATCGAAATTTTGGGGGTAAACTCTCAAAACCTCAAAATTTAGACTTTAAAGGATTTTTCATGATGTTAAAAACAACTATTTTGAGGCAACTCATCACAACTTACATAAAACTTACTTGGCTTTCCTTGAAACACAAACTTGTaattgaaaagtgttttttttttaaatcataggcACTATTACAAATGTGTTAGATAATAGGTGACTTCTTTCATTGGTGCTGTTCCCATGGAAGTTAGGGAGGCAGATCCAGGCTTTTGAAAAGGTTCGATGGTTACTGCAGATTCCTCTGAATAAAAAATATAAGGAGAAATTCCTTCTTTTTATCAAAgacttaaaattcattttcctcctcatctaagaaaaggaatttggaaaaaaaaaaagcccaagtGTTTCCATTTTGAGTACTTTCTTTTTCAATGCAAATAAATGCATCCTAAAATATTTAGTCATCATAGTAATAATCCAGTTTAGTGTATACAGTTTTgcagcctttatcagagaaaactcTCTCTTCTTTGGGGAAGAATGTCATCTCCTCTGCCACTCTAGTTACAATATCTTCATCAATTTCATAGCCACGAGATTTCATTTCAACTCTGATGCACATTTTTAGGTGTTTGtattccagaggaagaaatggaacaaaataaTCAATGAGGTTTCGGTCAATTAGACTACTGTGCCAGAAGCcacctggaaaaaaagaaaacaaagtcagtaCGAGTGAAAGttagtgtgttcatcctttgttgaccgaagaagaccacgccatcagagaaatgatgacatgacttgcacttgactttgttttgagtgagggagggttgtgcaggtcaccagcctcacttctcctccagagccatctgaatccagggaccagatattcctcaggatgactggagatggcccaggatgaggccattggggttaagtgacttgcccaaggtcacacagctagtgtgtgtcaagtgtctgaggtgagatttgaactcaggtcctcttgactcctgtattggtgctctatccaccgcaccacctagctgactgtGAAAGTTAGTATGCTTcagggaaagagcactggatttttggacttactgactggaagtgtttgtttagccagacaaggactctggaaGCCGCTAAGGAggctcctggctttgaaaacccagatgttccctctctggtaaagatatgtatgttaatggtcagacattttggaagcatgtctgttgacttttgatttctctgtattttctttgaagtttggggtgctgactccctgaactaaatgaatgatgcatgtgcttgattgaagtgattgttaacctctcaaaaaaaaaaaagacactggatttgtagtcaggtcctgggttcaaattcttacCTCACATATTGcagacctgtgtgaccttgggcaaatcattaattGAGGAAGctaggcctgtttcctcatctgtaaaataagagtgttggactagatgacccatAAGGTtgcttctagctctgaatctagaATTCTGTGTAGTCAGGGATAACAAAAAATTCCCATCTCTGTGTACTCGTTGGCCCATCAATACCACCACTTGCTCCATACCTCAAAATAtaggaaagacaaaaagaatccatatacataaaaaaaagattatagcagttttttttaagTGGCAGAGAACTGAAGAGGTGCCCATGAATTAGAGAATGACTAAAGAAataatggtatatgaatataatgaaatgatATTGTGCCATATTAAATGCCAAAGTGACTGGTTTCACAGAAACCTGGGAAGTCTCATATAATTTGACACAGAGTGAACTGAGGAGACCAGGGAAACAATCTATACCAAAACAACagcactgtaaagacaaacaacttggaaagtctTAAGGACTCTGAAAAATGCAATGACCAATCCTGGTTGCATAGGGCTAATGATGAAGTCTGCTATCCACTCACTGACAGGGGGGTGGTGAAGGACTCggcacagaatgaagcagacatttttggacatggccaatgtaggaatGTGTTTTGCCTGATCACGCTTATTTGTTaccaagttttgtttttgtttcttttttgctgttgttattttcGGTTGAAGAGTACGCactaggagggagagaaaataagtgcttgttattttttaaaaataaaagttaaaaaaccaAGGGATAGAACCTGATTGATCAGATCCTAAAAAGTTAAAGTTAGGAATATGAAGAAATCCACATCTCCAACTCATCATAGCTGTTGCAGCCCAGTAgaattcctttccttccccaatggaaagaaaagatttaaaacaagaaaatagaaaaactatgaaaattgttctaaaatatttataggagctctctttgtggtagcaaagaactggaaatggggGAATGCTCAttagttggagaatggctaaacaaattgtggtatacgactgtgatggaatactactatgctgtaagaaatgatgaacaggttgattttagaataatgtggaaagacttgccagaaataataaagaatgaaataagcagaaccaagagaatgttgcgTACAATGACAGCGACATTGTttaataataactgaaaaaataagctattctgagtatataaatattcaaatcaactacaaaggagtATGAGGAAGATGCTACCCAACTcctgagaaagagaagataaatggAAGGACACAGTATGgttttatatgcatgtatatgtcgatgtgtcaaatggtggccttctcaagggcagggtggggaaggaaggagggagggaaacagttcagaacttaaaatataacaaaaaaattttttaaaaagagaataaaaactaTGAACATTTCCAAATGTGCAGGCTAAGGTATCAAACATTCCAGACCCAGAAGAGAGGAGGACTGGAAGATCACAAAGCCCCTTCCCCAACCCATTTACACAAAACACtgagttacacacacacacacccagagtACTACTTACTATTCCTGTTGTTGAAGACTGACACAGACAACGCCTGCTCCACATCTTTCAGCTTGATTTCCTCTCTCTGCTTTCCACTCCTCCAGAAATCTAAAGCCACATCTGTTATTCTTTCAGCTCCTGCATTGCTATGAGATGTGTACAAAAATAAGGACTTGCTGCCTTAGTTGCTGTGAAGACAGCCCAGAATCCTTCATTCTTTCCAAATCCCATCTTACCTGAGAAAGATGAAGATGGCTTTCTGATAGGAGATGCCATCTATCAAGTCATAGTAGTCTAGGAATGGCTTGATAGCATCTATAAGCCCTGCATGCATCTTATCCATTTCATCAAATATAAAGATGGACCTTGCACAGGCACTCACATTCCCCCGAATCCACAACTGTAACTGGTCCTGGattataacaaaccaaaaataCCCAGGGGAGACTTCAGTAAGAATAATGTAGAAGAATGTTACCCTGGAAATAGCTAAAATGCCTAAGGAATCCTTCTTTTAATGATATCACTTTAATGTCATgccaatcttttttctttttttatcttttgtcataattagagaagaaataggaaagaaaattatcCTTTATAGTCTAATGAGAAGGATATGGGTTACTGAGTTATAGCATGTTACCATCTATTGATTATCTTTCCAGATAACTGATTATTGGAAAAAATGTTATTGATTATctgaaaagaaatcattttagGTTCTAGTTGAATAGTActgattataaaagaaaataaagcacaaTTAAAAATAATCTAATGAACTAAAAGTAGCTTATGACCTCAGAATAGTATATCTACACcagtaaaagaaataatgaagaaaagcaaatttaagtATTCTTACCCATTCTCAAAAAAACCCTTCCCAAATACTTTTGCTAAGGCAAAGTGAAATCAAACAGATAGGTTATAGAAATGGTACGACACGAAGAAGGGCTACACTGGCAGAAAATGTGAGTTCTCGGCTAGCTCTGcaactaactagctatgtgagcttGAATAAATAACttgccctctctgggtctcaacttcctcatatggaaaatgagacttctcttccctcccaaagGCCAGGCACTTCCAGTGTCCCATTTGATTCCTGAATGTCGATCTCACGAATTCAGCACTATGGACATTACAAAGGAAGCATTAAAAAGCTCTAACAGCTGAACTGCTCTTGTGCATCAAACACATCTGCCTCCCAAATGCTGTATAACCCTTTACAAAGGtgcaaaatataatacaaaagggACATCCAGAAAGAAATTCTCAAAGATCATTCATTTGTTTAGCATATTATCCCATAAACTTCATCATCACCCACACAAAAACATCAAACAAAGCCCAACCCCTGTGCAGCTGGGAAAGATTCCAGATTATCTTCTTGCCTTATATTGTACGATGTTCCCAGCATGTGGAAAGTGCAATGTGGCCACAAATAGGTGCACATAATCACTGTTAAGTCCACCCTCATAAATATGCTCAGCTATGATTTTGCTGACAAAATTTTTCCCTGTGCCAGTCCATCCATGCAGGGAGAGGGTGAGAGGTTTCTTGGACTTTGGGTTACTTATGAACCCGGACACAGCATTTAATATCACTTTCTTTGCAAGGTGCTGTCCAAAGAGCTTGCTGTCAAGGTCCTTCTGTAATgctgaggaaaaaacaaaagttgTCATATACAAGTAAAAAACTGGTTGGCAGACTAGATAAAACATACTACCAGCTAAGGATTGGTTCAGATCTTCTGGGATGCTAACCAGCTATAACTAGCAGTTGACTAAAATAACCTGACTCTTCAGCCCCAAAGAAATTCTGTGGaggactccccctcccccaaacccttgCTATTTCTTCCTTGCTGCAAACTTCCTGGGCCCCACCTATGCCAACGACACATCATCTTCCAGCTTTTTCAAACAGGAACAAAAACTGTCCATCAGTTTGGCAGAAAGGCCTCTGCCTCTTCAGTGTCTACATCACATCTAAGAATTAAGTAGCCAAATCTAACCTTACTTTATGGCTTCCTAtcttgggaaaggaggaaaatggggCTCATGTAGATTCAACCACCACCTGTACAACTGAGGGAGACAAGACTCCCTCTTTCaatatctctcctcttctcaatGAAGAATATACTTTTAAGAAGATTCAATTACaaaagtattctattttctcttgcaAAGAAGGCTGAAGCAGGGTCTACAAACTCCATTTTTTGTTGGAGGCAGCAAGCAGCTCCCTATCTCAACTTCCAACCTCTTCCCCACAAAATCTCTGCACTTACCCAGGGAGCCCCCACTACTCTTTCCATGGCACCCAAAATGTTCTCCCTTGTCCTTACCAGATACCACCACTCCttatcccctctccctccctccctccccaatctcCAAGTTTTACTTTTCTATGATCTCCATCCTTGAGGAAATACAATacaatggaaagaccactggacttCAGAGTCAGGCACCCTGGGTTTTAATTCTAACTTTGCTATTTTAATAATGGCTCAAAATTCTggattacaaagtgttttactGACAATA from Notamacropus eugenii isolate mMacEug1 chromosome 1, mMacEug1.pri_v2, whole genome shotgun sequence includes these protein-coding regions:
- the TOR1A gene encoding torsin-1A, which gives rise to MKLVRAALGLLLLAPPLVRAVEPISLGLALAGVLTGYISYPRLYCLFTECCSQKRSLSREALQKDLDSKLFGQHLAKKVILNAVSGFISNPKSKKPLTLSLHGWTGTGKNFVSKIIAEHIYEGGLNSDYVHLFVATLHFPHAGNIVQYKDQLQLWIRGNVSACARSIFIFDEMDKMHAGLIDAIKPFLDYYDLIDGISYQKAIFIFLSNAGAERITDVALDFWRSGKQREEIKLKDVEQALSVSVFNNRNSGFWHSSLIDRNLIDYFVPFLPLEYKHLKMCIRVEMKSRGYEIDEDIVTRVAEEMTFFPKEERVFSDKGCKTVYTKLDYYYDD